A single window of Sandaracinaceae bacterium DNA harbors:
- a CDS encoding SGNH/GDSL hydrolase family protein, translating to MTRLIVAAALCLCALLFATSSAQAQGDAPRLIVVGDSHVERLGPMLARRAEAAGLQSAGWLARRGWSTSRYVREGDLAAQLEARGRPEVVVVSLGGNDRPRNRARYQRQLAWIVRQAREAGAERVLWLGPASSDASRGPRAEMTRRWHENNADLQSEMMGELGVEWIDSRPVTHEGHGVDGIHFTGRGYVHWADHAAGFFRDDAPVGEALAAHRPEALPRS from the coding sequence ATGACCCGCCTGATCGTCGCCGCCGCCCTCTGCCTCTGTGCGCTCCTCTTCGCCACGTCGTCGGCGCAGGCGCAGGGAGACGCGCCTCGCCTGATCGTGGTCGGCGACTCGCACGTCGAGCGGCTCGGGCCGATGCTCGCGCGGCGCGCCGAGGCCGCGGGGCTACAGAGCGCGGGCTGGCTCGCGCGCCGCGGCTGGTCGACGTCGCGCTACGTGCGGGAGGGTGATCTCGCGGCGCAGCTCGAGGCCCGCGGCCGCCCCGAGGTGGTCGTCGTCTCGCTCGGCGGCAACGATCGCCCGCGGAACCGCGCGCGCTACCAGCGACAGCTCGCCTGGATCGTGCGCCAGGCCCGCGAGGCCGGCGCGGAGCGCGTCCTCTGGCTCGGCCCGGCGTCGTCCGACGCGAGCCGCGGCCCGCGCGCCGAGATGACCCGGCGCTGGCACGAGAACAACGCGGATCTGCAGTCGGAGATGATGGGGGAGCTCGGCGTGGAGTGGATCGACTCGCGCCCCGTCACGCACGAGGGGCATGGGGTCGACGGGATTCACTTCACCGGGCGCGGCTACGTGCACTGGGCGGATCACGCGGCGGGCTTCTTCCGCGACGACGCGCCGGTCGGCGAGGCCCTCGCCGCGCATCGGCCGGAGGCGCTGCCGCGCAGTTGA
- a CDS encoding peptidylprolyl isomerase gives MVQPDTPAPPASETVPGDGQLYARFKTSMGEMVAKLFEAEAPRTVANFVALAAGNVEWDDPKGGKTTRPLYSGTIFHRVIPEFMIQGGDPLGSGRGGPGYRWGDEIHPSLRHDKGGLLSMANAGPNTNGSQFFITEVATPWLDGKHAIFGEVVENAELIPTITHVDTDHNDRPKSDIVLQEVEVFRK, from the coding sequence ATGGTTCAGCCGGACACCCCCGCCCCGCCCGCGAGCGAGACCGTGCCGGGCGACGGACAGCTCTACGCCCGCTTCAAGACCAGCATGGGTGAGATGGTCGCCAAGCTCTTCGAGGCCGAGGCGCCCCGGACGGTCGCCAACTTCGTCGCGCTCGCGGCCGGCAACGTCGAGTGGGACGACCCGAAGGGCGGCAAGACGACTCGCCCGCTCTACTCCGGGACGATCTTCCACCGCGTGATCCCCGAGTTCATGATCCAGGGCGGCGACCCGCTGGGCAGCGGGCGCGGCGGCCCCGGCTATCGCTGGGGAGACGAGATCCACCCGTCCCTGCGCCACGACAAGGGCGGGCTGCTCTCGATGGCCAACGCGGGCCCCAACACGAACGGCTCGCAGTTCTTCATCACGGAGGTCGCCACCCCGTGGCTGGACGGCAAGCACGCCATCTTCGGCGAGGTCGTCGAGAACGCCGAGCTGATCCCGACGATCACGCACGTCGACACCGATCACAACGACCGGCCGAAGAGCGACATCGTGCTGCAAGAGGTCGAAGTCTTCCGCAAGTGA
- a CDS encoding ChaN family lipoprotein, giving the protein MHRIALLALSLAACGAPPAAATPAPASETFVDAQTGERVPFEAMVAQLQDARVVYVGERHDDAADHAVQLRVARALAGDDLALGFEMFQRPYQSALDAYVAEEIDEPELLARTEWETRWGFDFGLYRDLVRLGRETGAPLVALNAPRELTRRVAREGLDALDEETRAGLPELDLEAADHRAMFDAAMTGHPGMDDAMRDRFYAAQVIWDETMAESVARWLDGRGGRVIVFAGVMHVRRPAIPARAARRGAAPYAIVLPVTADELAESRAHADFLVVR; this is encoded by the coding sequence GTGCATCGGATCGCTCTCCTCGCCCTGTCCCTCGCTGCCTGCGGCGCGCCGCCCGCCGCGGCCACGCCCGCGCCCGCGTCCGAGACCTTCGTCGACGCCCAGACGGGGGAGCGCGTCCCGTTCGAGGCGATGGTCGCGCAGCTCCAGGACGCGCGCGTGGTCTACGTCGGAGAGCGACACGACGACGCGGCCGACCACGCCGTCCAGCTGCGCGTGGCCCGCGCCCTCGCCGGGGACGACCTCGCGCTCGGGTTCGAGATGTTCCAGCGCCCCTACCAGAGCGCGCTCGACGCGTATGTGGCCGAGGAGATCGACGAGCCGGAGCTGCTCGCGCGCACCGAGTGGGAGACCCGCTGGGGCTTCGACTTCGGGCTCTATCGCGACCTGGTCCGGCTCGGCCGCGAAACCGGGGCGCCGCTCGTCGCCCTGAACGCGCCGCGCGAGCTGACCCGTCGGGTCGCGCGCGAGGGGCTCGACGCGCTCGACGAGGAGACCCGCGCCGGCCTCCCCGAGCTGGACCTCGAGGCCGCGGACCACCGCGCCATGTTCGACGCGGCGATGACGGGCCACCCCGGCATGGACGACGCGATGCGGGACCGCTTCTACGCCGCGCAGGTGATCTGGGACGAGACGATGGCGGAGAGCGTCGCGCGCTGGCTCGACGGCCGGGGCGGCAGGGTGATCGTCTTCGCGGGCGTCATGCACGTGCGGCGGCCCGCCATCCCCGCCCGCGCCGCGCGACGCGGGGCCGCGCCCTACGCCATCGTGCTCCCGGTGACCGCGGACGAGCTGGCCGAGAGCCGCGCCCACGCGGACTTCCTCGTCGTGCGCTGA
- a CDS encoding YdcF family protein, with the protein MSSRRVVVLLAVTCALGCGRPLGRELFAPREPLRHADAIVVLGNRPPTDAEGRVAPETARRVAHGVALYRRGLAERIVMAGGPAPGGGTEADVMAAHAMSLGVPEAVILRERRSRDTAENARFTMALLCGEEDDDGCAPTLLVVSSPYHLRRALRLFRCAGARPIPAPTPIPDEVGYQASFTAYEYAVGIYRAFAPACPAPTEAGSY; encoded by the coding sequence GTGAGCTCCCGACGCGTCGTCGTCCTGCTCGCCGTGACGTGCGCCCTCGGGTGCGGCCGGCCGCTCGGCCGGGAGCTCTTCGCGCCGCGCGAGCCGCTGCGCCACGCCGACGCGATCGTGGTGCTGGGCAACCGGCCCCCCACCGACGCCGAGGGCCGGGTCGCGCCCGAGACCGCGCGGCGCGTCGCGCACGGCGTGGCGCTCTATCGGCGCGGCCTGGCCGAGCGCATCGTGATGGCCGGCGGCCCGGCCCCCGGCGGCGGCACGGAGGCGGACGTCATGGCTGCCCACGCCATGTCTCTGGGGGTGCCTGAGGCTGTGATCCTGCGCGAGCGCCGCTCACGCGACACGGCCGAGAACGCGCGCTTCACGATGGCGCTGCTCTGCGGGGAGGAGGACGACGACGGGTGCGCGCCGACCCTCCTCGTGGTGAGCTCGCCCTACCACCTGCGGCGCGCCCTGCGCCTCTTCCGATGCGCCGGCGCGCGCCCGATCCCCGCGCCCACGCCGATCCCGGACGAGGTCGGCTACCAGGCCTCGTTCACCGCCTACGAGTACGCGGTCGGCATCTACCGCGCGTTCGCGCCCGCCTGCCCGGCTCCTACTGAAGCCGGGTCCTACTGA
- a CDS encoding PAS domain S-box protein yields the protein MGEPTSQTTDVLDLERLFTMSLDMICLAGTDGYFKRVNPAFVETLGYTVEELLRRPFLDLVHPDDIAATLAEVERLGRGEPTIHFENRYARADGTWCWMAWRASADAESGLIYAVARDVTAQKIAAQALAAREAQLEAIVESVSDGLLAFDADGRVERTNRAASEVFGMPTADLLGARLSELVPEPYATEVGEGFVAGQAPSTIREIVGRRADGETFPMEVTFSRVELPDRAGSLAVVRDITARRTDAIERRELLASIAHETGRAESVSGLLHDLGNALTGVISQSVEAADRLQGSKVVSRLQKTSGLLEREQDRLAGALGEERAAALRELIVGMAQDLEGEQRMVGAALSKALAFTQHAQEVLQAHRGYAGSGPRREATPMRRILADAQLMMSDAFARRHGRLDLRVDPPDLSIEVERSKLMQVLLNLLKNAAEAFDQTDGEAVPMVRLESGRADGATWIEVRDNGPGIEGDKLGRVFEDGFTTKRRGSGVGLGAARRVIESIGGTLEMRSEGPGQGATARIEWKGGAR from the coding sequence ATGGGGGAACCGACGTCGCAGACGACGGACGTGCTCGATCTCGAGCGGCTCTTCACGATGTCGCTCGACATGATCTGTCTGGCGGGGACGGACGGGTACTTCAAGCGGGTCAATCCGGCGTTCGTGGAGACCCTCGGATACACGGTGGAGGAGCTGCTCCGGCGCCCGTTCCTGGACCTCGTCCACCCGGACGACATCGCGGCCACGTTGGCGGAGGTCGAGCGGCTCGGGCGCGGCGAGCCCACGATCCACTTCGAGAACCGCTACGCGAGGGCCGACGGGACGTGGTGCTGGATGGCGTGGCGGGCGAGCGCCGACGCCGAGAGCGGGCTCATCTACGCCGTCGCGCGCGACGTCACCGCGCAGAAGATCGCCGCGCAGGCGCTGGCCGCGCGCGAGGCGCAGCTCGAGGCCATCGTGGAGAGCGTCAGCGACGGACTCCTCGCGTTCGACGCCGACGGGCGCGTGGAGCGGACCAACCGCGCCGCGAGCGAGGTCTTCGGCATGCCCACCGCGGACCTGCTCGGCGCGCGCCTGTCCGAGCTGGTGCCCGAGCCCTACGCGACCGAGGTCGGGGAGGGGTTCGTCGCGGGGCAGGCCCCATCCACGATCCGCGAGATCGTGGGGCGCCGCGCGGACGGCGAGACCTTCCCGATGGAGGTGACGTTCTCCCGCGTGGAGCTGCCCGACCGCGCCGGCTCGCTCGCCGTGGTGCGGGACATCACCGCGCGGCGCACGGACGCGATCGAGCGCCGCGAGCTGCTCGCGAGCATCGCCCACGAGACCGGCCGCGCGGAGAGCGTCAGCGGCCTGCTCCACGACCTCGGCAACGCCCTGACCGGGGTGATCTCGCAGTCCGTGGAGGCGGCGGACCGGCTCCAGGGCTCGAAGGTCGTGTCCCGGCTTCAGAAGACCTCCGGCCTCCTCGAGCGCGAGCAAGACCGGCTCGCGGGCGCGCTGGGAGAGGAGCGCGCGGCGGCGCTGCGGGAGCTCATCGTCGGCATGGCGCAGGATCTCGAGGGCGAGCAGCGCATGGTCGGGGCTGCCCTCAGCAAGGCGCTCGCCTTCACGCAGCACGCGCAGGAGGTGCTGCAGGCGCACCGCGGCTACGCGGGGAGCGGCCCGCGGCGCGAGGCGACGCCGATGCGGCGCATCCTCGCGGACGCCCAGCTGATGATGAGCGACGCGTTCGCCCGCCGGCACGGGCGGCTCGACCTGCGCGTGGATCCCCCCGACCTGTCCATCGAGGTCGAGCGCAGCAAGCTCATGCAGGTCCTTTTGAACCTGCTCAAGAACGCCGCCGAGGCCTTCGACCAGACCGACGGGGAGGCCGTCCCGATGGTGCGCCTGGAGAGCGGCCGCGCGGACGGCGCCACCTGGATCGAGGTGCGCGACAACGGGCCCGGGATCGAGGGCGACAAGCTCGGGCGCGTCTTCGAGGACGGGTTCACCACCAAGCGCCGCGGCTCCGGGGTGGGCCTGGGCGCGGCGCGCCGCGTGATCGAGTCGATCGGCGGGACGCTGGAGATGCGCAGCGAAGGGCCGGGCCAGGGCGCGACGGCGCGAATCGAATGGAAAGGAGGCGCGCGCTGA
- a CDS encoding aconitate hydratase has translation MPDNVTRKLIAAHLVPFERVPSELADGDLSPGTEIALRIDQTLTQDATGTLVMLELEALGLDRVKTELSAQYVDHNLIQSDHKNPDDHLFLRSACRRWGIQFSRAGGGVSHPVHMQRFGKPGKTLLGSDSHTPAAGSLGMLAIGAGGLDVALAMAGEPYALRMPEVWGIRLTGALPPWVSAKDVILELLRRHGVSGGKGRVLEYHGPGLAGLSAMDRHVIANMGTELGATSTVFPSDAEVRRYLEAQGRGEDWTELVADEGATFDVEEEIDLGSLEPLIARPSSPGDVVPVAEVAGEPIYQAYVGSSANPGFRDFAICALALRGKEVHPEVSFDVNPTSRQLLDQLLEAGLLVELVRGGGRLHQAGCNGCIGMGQAPATGRNSLRTTPRNFPGRSGTVEDSVWLCSPETAIASALTGVITDPRTLGDAPDVPDAPTAEPTKVEAPPEDGRDIPLNKGPNIVSLPELDPLPERLELPVLLAVGDDISTDEIMPAGSEVLPFRSNIPKIAEFCFGAVDETYPARAREASGGHALVGGDNYGQGSSREHAALAPRHLGLRLVLARSFARIHRNNLVNYGVLPLRWEPGDVTLEQGDVLVIDDLASIGEGSVKIEVRGKGAIEARSDLSPREVEMIRVGGRIPQVRARVASEGGQ, from the coding sequence ATGCCCGACAACGTCACTCGCAAGCTCATCGCGGCGCACCTGGTCCCCTTTGAGCGGGTCCCCTCGGAGCTCGCAGATGGGGACCTGTCACCGGGGACCGAGATCGCGCTCCGCATCGATCAGACCCTGACCCAGGACGCCACCGGCACGCTGGTCATGCTGGAGCTGGAGGCGCTCGGGCTCGATCGCGTCAAGACGGAGCTGTCGGCGCAGTACGTCGATCACAACCTCATCCAGTCGGACCACAAGAACCCCGACGACCACCTCTTCCTGCGGAGCGCGTGTCGGCGCTGGGGCATCCAGTTCAGCCGCGCCGGCGGCGGGGTCAGCCACCCCGTGCACATGCAGCGCTTCGGAAAGCCGGGCAAGACCCTGCTCGGCTCGGACAGCCACACCCCCGCCGCGGGCTCGCTGGGCATGCTCGCCATCGGCGCGGGCGGGCTCGACGTGGCCCTCGCGATGGCGGGCGAGCCGTACGCGCTCCGCATGCCCGAGGTGTGGGGGATCCGGCTGACGGGCGCGCTGCCGCCCTGGGTCAGCGCCAAGGACGTGATCCTCGAGCTGCTGCGCCGGCACGGGGTGAGCGGCGGCAAGGGGAGGGTGCTCGAGTACCACGGGCCCGGGCTCGCGGGGCTGAGCGCGATGGACCGACACGTCATCGCGAACATGGGGACGGAGCTCGGCGCGACGAGCACGGTGTTCCCGAGCGACGCGGAGGTGCGGCGCTATCTCGAGGCGCAGGGCCGGGGCGAGGACTGGACGGAGCTCGTGGCGGACGAGGGGGCGACCTTCGACGTGGAGGAGGAGATCGATCTCGGGTCGCTCGAGCCGCTCATCGCGAGGCCCTCGAGCCCCGGCGACGTGGTGCCGGTGGCGGAGGTCGCGGGCGAGCCGATCTACCAGGCCTACGTGGGGAGCTCCGCGAACCCGGGCTTCCGCGACTTCGCGATCTGCGCCCTCGCGCTCCGCGGCAAAGAGGTGCACCCGGAGGTGAGCTTCGACGTGAACCCGACCTCGCGGCAGCTCCTCGATCAGCTCCTCGAGGCGGGGCTGCTGGTGGAGCTCGTGCGCGGCGGAGGGCGTCTGCACCAGGCGGGCTGCAACGGGTGCATCGGCATGGGGCAGGCGCCGGCCACGGGCCGCAACAGCCTGCGCACGACGCCGCGCAACTTCCCCGGTCGGAGCGGCACGGTCGAAGACAGCGTCTGGCTCTGCAGCCCGGAGACCGCGATCGCGTCGGCGCTGACGGGCGTGATCACCGACCCGCGCACGCTCGGAGACGCGCCCGACGTCCCCGACGCGCCCACGGCCGAGCCGACGAAGGTGGAGGCCCCGCCCGAGGACGGCCGGGACATCCCGCTGAACAAGGGCCCGAACATCGTCAGCCTGCCCGAGCTCGACCCGCTCCCGGAGCGGCTGGAGCTGCCCGTGCTGCTCGCGGTGGGGGACGACATCAGCACGGACGAGATCATGCCGGCCGGCAGCGAGGTGCTCCCGTTCCGGAGCAACATCCCGAAGATCGCCGAGTTCTGTTTCGGGGCGGTGGATGAGACCTACCCGGCGCGCGCGAGGGAGGCGTCGGGGGGGCACGCGCTCGTGGGAGGAGACAACTACGGGCAGGGCTCGAGCCGCGAGCACGCGGCCCTGGCGCCGCGCCACCTCGGGCTCCGCCTCGTGCTCGCCCGGAGCTTCGCGCGCATCCACCGCAACAACCTGGTCAACTACGGCGTGCTGCCCCTCCGCTGGGAGCCCGGCGACGTCACGCTCGAGCAAGGCGACGTGCTGGTGATCGACGACCTCGCGTCCATCGGAGAGGGCTCCGTGAAGATCGAGGTGCGCGGCAAGGGCGCGATCGAGGCGCGCAGCGATCTGAGCCCCCGAGAGGTCGAGATGATCCGCGTCGGTGGACGCATCCCCCAGGTGCGCGCGCGCGTCGCGTCAGAGGGCGGGCAGTGA
- a CDS encoding TonB family protein produces the protein MPTAPEVASAPSVPRGAMPVVVGLSVAAHVGVLMLAAMLPAPAPAAQRIDEVEVTFIAPRELEAPTPEPIEETVQETVEVTEAPEPTPRPAAMLPPPRRERVREPEPEPAPPPPVIVAEAEPTGAEGEWTHPESEEGGLPGGVPGGEGTGTSGHILGTGSQPAPVRQGISRAELRRRLRGYVRGTLSAFVNGRIDYPLAARREHLQGVVVLRIRLASDGRLLGVRLSRSSGHDTLDRAALASVQRLDSMPAPPSGIPWGDERELPLPVTYVLQ, from the coding sequence GTGCCTACCGCGCCCGAGGTCGCGAGCGCTCCGTCGGTGCCGCGCGGGGCGATGCCGGTGGTGGTCGGGCTCTCCGTCGCGGCCCACGTCGGGGTGCTCATGCTCGCCGCGATGCTCCCGGCGCCCGCGCCGGCCGCGCAGCGGATCGACGAGGTCGAGGTGACCTTCATCGCCCCTCGCGAGCTCGAGGCGCCGACGCCGGAGCCGATCGAGGAGACGGTCCAGGAGACGGTCGAAGTGACGGAGGCGCCCGAGCCCACGCCGCGCCCCGCCGCCATGCTGCCTCCGCCCCGCCGCGAGCGCGTCCGCGAGCCGGAGCCCGAGCCCGCGCCGCCCCCGCCCGTCATCGTCGCCGAGGCCGAGCCCACCGGCGCCGAGGGCGAGTGGACCCACCCCGAGAGCGAGGAGGGCGGCCTCCCTGGCGGCGTGCCCGGCGGAGAAGGCACCGGCACGTCGGGACACATCCTGGGCACGGGGAGCCAGCCCGCGCCGGTTCGCCAGGGCATCAGCCGCGCCGAGCTCCGCCGGCGGCTGCGCGGCTACGTGCGCGGGACCCTGTCCGCCTTCGTCAACGGCCGCATCGACTATCCCCTCGCCGCGCGCCGCGAGCACCTGCAGGGGGTCGTCGTGCTGCGCATCCGGCTCGCGTCCGACGGTCGCCTGCTCGGCGTGCGGCTCTCTCGCTCGAGCGGGCACGACACGCTCGATCGCGCCGCGCTCGCCTCCGTCCAGCGGCTCGACTCCATGCCCGCGCCCCCGTCCGGCATCCCGTGGGGCGACGAGCGGGAGCTGCCGCTTCCCGTCACCTACGTGCTTCAGTAG
- a CDS encoding hybrid sensor histidine kinase/response regulator, with protein MRSLNTRVLVIDDEEAVRDSFHAVLAPRARGDAAGAAARLLFDEAESDAVGMAELAFEVDLAENGRDGLALVKEALRDGRPYAAIFCDMRMPGWDGLQTVEAIREVDDKAEVVFVTAYSDHSIETIAAKVGENVGYFVKPFANEEVRQLANKLVHDWNKARELEALIKIVTAIHGSKEDMQRLLHHLLEQVCVWLETDSAAIFTYDEDAQEPRFHLGVGALADAEAATRALETVHGSVLRTGEISFQENLRVFPLSRHGVAMAFSGRRPVTPDRVALLSVFLQHVGLAVEHSKMRERLMRNMRLATVGQAVGFLLHDVRGPIGLAQMYARLLAREGQSEHTHVEKIEHYTQRAIDMLSDTLALCRGQMTIEARPMSVKDALGEAGLWREELARRSVTLEEDVPDELRASIDPEKLERALWNLVKNAVEACAEVESPTVRVRVEGADERVLICVEDNGPGPSADIADSLFESLVSDKESGSGFGLAIVKQIVEAHGGEVRFERAAPWSRFVVSLPAL; from the coding sequence ATGCGTTCGCTGAACACCCGGGTGCTCGTGATCGACGACGAAGAGGCCGTCCGCGACAGCTTCCACGCCGTGCTCGCCCCTCGGGCGCGGGGAGACGCGGCCGGGGCGGCGGCGAGGCTCCTCTTCGACGAAGCGGAGAGCGACGCCGTGGGCATGGCGGAGCTGGCGTTCGAGGTCGACCTCGCGGAGAACGGCCGTGACGGCCTGGCGCTGGTGAAGGAGGCCCTGCGCGACGGACGCCCCTACGCCGCGATCTTCTGTGACATGCGCATGCCGGGCTGGGACGGCCTCCAGACCGTGGAGGCCATCCGCGAGGTGGACGACAAGGCCGAGGTGGTCTTCGTCACCGCGTACAGCGACCACAGCATCGAGACCATCGCGGCGAAGGTGGGCGAGAACGTCGGCTACTTCGTCAAGCCGTTCGCCAACGAGGAGGTCCGCCAGCTCGCGAACAAGCTCGTGCACGACTGGAACAAGGCGCGCGAGCTCGAGGCGCTCATCAAGATCGTCACCGCGATCCACGGCAGCAAGGAGGACATGCAGCGCCTCTTGCACCATCTACTCGAGCAGGTGTGCGTGTGGCTCGAGACCGACTCGGCCGCCATCTTCACCTACGACGAGGACGCCCAGGAGCCGCGATTCCACCTCGGCGTCGGCGCGCTGGCGGACGCCGAAGCCGCGACGCGGGCGCTCGAGACGGTGCACGGCTCGGTGCTCCGGACGGGAGAGATCTCGTTCCAGGAGAACCTGCGGGTCTTCCCGCTCTCCCGCCACGGCGTCGCGATGGCGTTCTCGGGGCGGCGCCCCGTGACCCCCGACCGCGTGGCGCTCCTCAGCGTGTTCCTCCAGCACGTGGGGCTCGCCGTGGAGCACTCCAAGATGCGCGAGCGGCTCATGCGGAACATGCGCCTCGCGACCGTCGGCCAGGCGGTGGGCTTCCTGCTGCACGACGTGCGTGGCCCGATCGGGCTGGCCCAGATGTACGCGCGCCTGCTCGCGCGCGAGGGCCAGAGCGAGCACACGCACGTCGAGAAGATCGAGCACTACACGCAGCGCGCGATCGACATGCTCTCGGACACCCTCGCGCTCTGCCGCGGGCAGATGACGATCGAGGCGCGCCCGATGAGCGTGAAGGACGCGCTGGGCGAGGCCGGCCTCTGGCGCGAGGAGCTCGCCCGCCGGAGCGTCACCCTCGAGGAGGACGTGCCGGACGAGCTCCGGGCGTCGATCGACCCGGAGAAGCTCGAGCGCGCACTCTGGAACCTGGTCAAGAACGCGGTGGAGGCGTGCGCGGAGGTCGAGTCTCCCACCGTGCGCGTGCGCGTCGAGGGCGCGGACGAGCGCGTGCTCATCTGCGTCGAAGACAACGGCCCAGGGCCCAGCGCGGACATCGCCGACTCGCTCTTCGAGTCCCTCGTCTCCGACAAGGAGTCTGGCTCTGGGTTCGGGCTCGCGATCGTCAAGCAGATCGTCGAGGCGCACGGCGGCGAGGTGCGCTTCGAGCGAGCGGCCCCCTGGTCGCGCTTCGTCGTGTCACTGCCCGCCCTCTGA
- a CDS encoding CBS domain-containing protein: MGDHSVSEKLDHQETRAFMKALLADVRALEVMLERGMFDEGRRRVGAEQEMFLVDADMRPASVACQILEASTEPRLTNELAQFNLEANVDPRYFGGSALSELETEIRTLVGIADGQAHEHGARVLLTGILPTLRRSDLTLKNMTPSPRYRALNDTLLGMRGGDFHISIKGIDELNVTHDNVMFEACNTSFQVHFQVAPKEFAKLYNVAQLVTAPVLAAAVNSPLLFGSRLWHETRVALFSSSIDERSSSKQARGFRPRVTFGDDWVKDSVLEIFREQIARFRVVLSAPANGDPMAAVERGEAPKLSALRLHNGTVYRWNRACYGINDDGLAHLRIENRVLPAGPTILDEVANAAFFFGLMSGVVERIGDPKHALDFDVAKDNFFAAARHGLKAQFTWLDGETLTAAELIRDRLLPLAREGLEHVKIAPEDIDRYLGVIAARVGVGRTGAGWMLESVTAMGKDISDDMRERKLLQTMLEHQRAGTPVHEWAVPTIGAMSEQEDEWRRGLQRVGQFMSTDLFTVQPTDLVDLAASVMEWEHIKHVPVEDDAGRLLGLVTHRSLLRLVARGGHEGKEPVIVSDIMIETPRCVSPDTPTLDAMNLMRSEGVGCLPVIEDNRLVGIITQSDLIRVSAHLLEKFLKGER; this comes from the coding sequence ATGGGTGACCACTCGGTCTCGGAGAAGCTCGACCACCAGGAAACACGAGCCTTCATGAAGGCTCTCCTCGCGGACGTGAGGGCGCTCGAGGTCATGCTCGAGCGCGGCATGTTCGACGAGGGGCGAAGGCGCGTGGGGGCCGAGCAGGAGATGTTTCTGGTCGACGCGGACATGCGCCCCGCGTCGGTCGCTTGCCAGATCCTGGAGGCGTCCACGGAGCCACGGCTCACGAACGAGCTGGCCCAGTTCAACCTCGAGGCCAACGTCGACCCCCGCTACTTCGGCGGCTCGGCGCTGAGCGAGCTCGAGACGGAGATCCGCACCCTCGTGGGCATCGCGGACGGCCAGGCGCACGAGCACGGCGCGCGGGTGCTGCTGACGGGCATCCTCCCGACCCTGCGACGGAGCGATCTGACCCTGAAGAACATGACGCCGAGCCCGCGCTACCGGGCCCTGAACGACACCCTGCTCGGGATGCGCGGCGGCGACTTCCACATCTCGATCAAGGGCATCGACGAGCTCAACGTCACGCACGACAACGTGATGTTCGAGGCCTGCAACACCAGCTTCCAGGTCCACTTCCAGGTGGCGCCGAAGGAGTTCGCCAAGCTCTACAACGTCGCGCAGCTCGTCACGGCGCCCGTGCTCGCGGCGGCGGTGAACTCGCCGCTCCTGTTCGGGTCGCGCCTCTGGCACGAGACCCGCGTCGCGCTCTTCTCGAGCTCGATCGACGAGCGCTCCAGCTCGAAGCAGGCGCGCGGGTTCCGACCGCGCGTGACCTTCGGGGACGACTGGGTGAAGGACTCGGTGCTCGAGATCTTCCGCGAGCAGATCGCGCGCTTCCGCGTGGTGCTGAGCGCTCCGGCCAACGGCGACCCGATGGCGGCGGTCGAGCGGGGCGAGGCGCCCAAGCTCAGCGCGCTCCGGCTGCACAACGGCACGGTCTATCGCTGGAACCGCGCCTGCTACGGCATCAACGACGACGGCCTGGCCCATCTCCGCATCGAGAACCGCGTGCTGCCGGCGGGGCCCACCATCCTCGACGAGGTCGCCAACGCGGCCTTCTTCTTCGGCCTCATGAGCGGCGTCGTGGAGCGCATCGGCGATCCCAAGCACGCGCTCGACTTCGACGTCGCGAAGGACAACTTCTTCGCCGCCGCGCGACACGGGCTCAAGGCCCAGTTCACCTGGCTGGACGGCGAGACGCTCACCGCGGCGGAGCTGATCCGCGATCGACTGCTCCCGCTGGCGCGCGAGGGCCTCGAGCACGTGAAGATCGCCCCCGAGGACATCGACCGCTACCTCGGCGTCATCGCCGCGCGCGTGGGCGTCGGCCGGACCGGCGCGGGCTGGATGCTCGAGTCCGTGACCGCGATGGGCAAGGACATCTCCGACGACATGCGCGAGCGCAAGCTCCTGCAGACCATGCTCGAGCACCAGCGCGCGGGCACGCCCGTGCACGAGTGGGCCGTCCCCACCATCGGCGCGATGAGCGAGCAGGAGGACGAGTGGCGGCGCGGCCTCCAGCGCGTCGGCCAGTTCATGAGCACCGATCTGTTCACCGTGCAGCCGACCGATCTGGTGGACCTCGCGGCGAGCGTCATGGAGTGGGAGCACATCAAGCACGTCCCCGTGGAGGACGACGCGGGCAGGCTGCTCGGCCTGGTCACGCACCGCTCGCTCCTGCGGCTGGTCGCGCGAGGCGGGCACGAGGGCAAGGAGCCGGTGATCGTCTCGGACATCATGATCGAGACGCCCCGCTGCGTGAGCCCCGACACACCCACCCTCGACGCGATGAACCTGATGCGCAGCGAGGGTGTGGGTTGCCTGCCCGTGATCGAGGACAACCGCCTCGTCGGCATCATCACGCAGAGCGACCTGATCCGCGTCTCCGCGCACCTCCTGGAGAAGTTCTTGAAGGGCGAACGCTGA